In Verrucomicrobiales bacterium, one genomic interval encodes:
- a CDS encoding Mov34/MPN/PAD-1 family protein, protein MQFMSSWAADDNRTLLHFSKSTLETFCQHVQASDSDCEAGGLLLGSVHGAHMLIEHATVPTAWDKRFRYLFERMPFGHKAIALAKWSASQGTIRYLGEWHTHPEDNPTPSGIDRSEWNRLSAKRLDQRPLLAVIVGRRALYIELVPCSGYGSVFFPVE, encoded by the coding sequence ATGCAGTTCATGAGTTCTTGGGCGGCCGACGACAACAGAACGCTGCTGCATTTCTCGAAGTCCACGCTGGAGACCTTCTGTCAGCATGTCCAGGCCAGTGATTCTGACTGCGAAGCTGGCGGGCTGCTACTCGGTTCGGTCCATGGAGCTCACATGCTCATTGAGCATGCAACGGTTCCCACGGCATGGGATAAACGGTTTCGCTACCTGTTCGAGAGAATGCCATTCGGCCACAAGGCTATTGCACTGGCCAAATGGTCGGCGAGCCAAGGAACCATTCGCTATTTGGGGGAATGGCACACCCATCCAGAAGATAATCCCACCCCGTCTGGTATCGACAGATCGGAATGGAACCGCTTGTCAGCCAAGCGACTAGACCAACGGCCTCTGCTGGCTGTCATTGTTGGGCGAAGAGCTTTGTATATCGAATTGGTGCCGTGCTCAGGTTACGGTTCGGTATTTTTTCCAGTGGAGTAG